A stretch of Candidatus Desulfarcum epimagneticum DNA encodes these proteins:
- the vapC gene encoding tRNA(fMet)-specific endonuclease VapC, with protein sequence MKFMLDTNICIYIIKQKPPHVIDIFKQTEISQIGVSSITLSELTYGVSKSSKPGQNQVALAQFMAPLKILPYDDDAAQCYGDIRTHLEKKGAPIGPLDMLIAAHALSVPCALVTNNEKEFIRIPNLKIENWVRQPL encoded by the coding sequence ATGAAATTCATGCTCGACACAAACATTTGCATTTATATCATCAAGCAAAAACCGCCCCATGTGATAGACATTTTTAAACAGACCGAAATTTCACAGATCGGCGTGTCGTCGATCACATTGAGCGAACTGACATACGGCGTTTCAAAAAGTTCAAAACCGGGGCAGAACCAGGTGGCCCTGGCCCAATTTATGGCGCCGCTTAAAATTCTTCCCTATGACGATGACGCCGCTCAATGCTACGGGGATATCAGAACCCATTTAGAAAAAAAGGGGGCTCCCATCGGCCCGCTGGATATGCTCATCGCCGCCCATGCCCTTTCCGTCCCCTGCGCCCTGGTCACAAACAATGAAAAAGAATTTATTCGCATACCGAATTTAAAAATTGAAAATTGGGTAAGGCAGCCGTTATGA
- the vapB gene encoding Virulence-associated protein B → MQTAKIFLNGRSQAVRLPKDFRFSGNDVFIKKIGKMVALLPKDDPWSPLVRSLDHFTDDFMDDRNQPDQTPRDTLFK, encoded by the coding sequence AAAATATTCCTCAATGGCCGCAGTCAGGCCGTCAGGCTGCCCAAAGATTTCAGGTTTTCCGGAAACGATGTGTTCATCAAAAAAATCGGGAAAATGGTGGCGCTCCTGCCCAAAGACGACCCATGGTCGCCGTTGGTCCGCAGCCTGGATCATTTTACCGATGATTTCATGGATGATCGAAACCAGCCGGATCAGACCCCCCGGGACACACTGTTCAAATGA